A single bacterium DNA region contains:
- a CDS encoding S41 family peptidase, whose protein sequence is MVSTRRILLVVLGLVAVVVAAYADYSAAPVTTPIWLGEPAINASPPPHWIPKQPGHYSKTDWQRVIDSTWGPGLPVDEELAIFDQFWNTVDDSFACFNNLTVNWDSLRSVYRWEIEDTVSRGRFAAIMKHLAMALREGHTSISDLTVNGTELLPGVPLWIVAGWMDVGHFGAGLTPLPDSSLLVYRVAENHPLGLQPGDVILGYDRRPWTDILRELQDAQLPIRKQWCWGSCSTAMTHSLLNAAGMNWHLFDTIDIVKYSTGDTEHLPTSLLVGHSMSLFATDQLDIPGVPMPDTVGSPSVTYGIVSGTHIGYIYGWVWWYNAGHEFYNAVNALVSDATLKGIIVDFRFNEGGDMSLSDSGLNLLFRDSTETICFTARSDPGNHYAMFVTGPASGFKIPGNGVGYDKPIAVLVGPGAVSSGDQVAFRMTFHPRVKTFGKSTNTAFNAPTELSMPTGWAANYAVGEACLASDTTYFLTHREFPVDVPVWHTRDAVANGKDVVVEAAIAWIDSTAGTAEETPKHEVRVTKTPTIISGVLYLKESTSSGASPSCLFDAAGRKVLILRPGANDVRALAPGVYFEHEAQAQAQAQVVRKVVITE, encoded by the coding sequence GAGCCGGCAATCAATGCCAGCCCGCCGCCGCACTGGATACCGAAGCAACCCGGGCACTACTCCAAGACCGACTGGCAGCGGGTGATTGATTCCACTTGGGGACCGGGACTGCCGGTCGACGAAGAACTGGCAATCTTCGACCAATTCTGGAACACAGTTGATGACAGCTTCGCTTGCTTCAACAACCTTACGGTGAACTGGGATTCCCTTCGGTCAGTGTACCGATGGGAAATTGAGGACACGGTGAGTCGCGGCAGGTTTGCCGCAATCATGAAGCACCTGGCAATGGCGCTGCGAGAAGGGCACACTAGCATCAGTGACCTGACCGTAAACGGTACCGAACTGCTGCCGGGCGTACCACTATGGATTGTCGCCGGTTGGATGGACGTTGGGCATTTTGGGGCTGGGTTGACGCCGCTGCCCGACAGCTCGCTCTTGGTCTATCGCGTGGCCGAGAATCACCCCCTGGGACTGCAGCCGGGCGACGTCATCCTCGGGTATGACCGACGTCCCTGGACCGACATCCTCCGCGAGCTGCAAGATGCGCAACTGCCGATCCGGAAGCAATGGTGTTGGGGTAGCTGCAGTACCGCGATGACTCACTCACTGCTGAACGCCGCAGGCATGAACTGGCACCTGTTCGACACCATAGACATTGTCAAATACTCGACCGGCGATACCGAGCACCTGCCGACTTCGCTGCTGGTGGGGCACAGCATGTCCCTGTTCGCGACTGACCAGTTGGACATTCCCGGTGTGCCGATGCCTGACACTGTTGGCTCGCCCTCGGTCACCTATGGCATCGTGAGCGGAACCCATATCGGCTACATCTACGGCTGGGTGTGGTGGTACAATGCCGGGCACGAGTTCTACAATGCGGTCAACGCGCTCGTCAGCGACGCGACGCTCAAGGGCATCATCGTCGACTTCCGGTTCAACGAGGGCGGCGACATGTCCCTGAGTGACAGCGGGCTGAACCTGTTGTTCCGTGACTCGACGGAGACAATATGCTTCACGGCTCGGAGCGACCCCGGTAACCACTATGCCATGTTTGTGACTGGCCCTGCAAGCGGCTTCAAGATACCGGGCAACGGGGTCGGCTACGACAAGCCGATTGCGGTTCTGGTCGGACCGGGCGCGGTGAGCTCAGGCGACCAGGTCGCGTTCCGCATGACATTCCACCCCCGTGTGAAGACCTTCGGCAAGTCGACCAACACCGCATTCAACGCGCCGACCGAGCTGAGCATGCCCACCGGCTGGGCCGCGAACTATGCGGTGGGTGAGGCGTGCCTGGCCTCCGATACAACGTACTTCCTCACACACCGGGAGTTCCCGGTTGACGTGCCGGTCTGGCACACACGCGACGCGGTCGCGAACGGAAAGGACGTGGTCGTCGAGGCAGCGATCGCCTGGATTGACAGCACCGCAGGAACAGCGGAGGAAACGCCGAAACACGAAGTACGAGTGACGAAAACTCCAACCATCATCAGCGGCGTGCTGTACCTCAAGGAAAGCACAAGCTCAGGCGCAAGCCCAAGCTGCCTGTTTGACGCGGCAGGGCGGAAAGTGTTGATACTTCGCCCGGGTGCGAATGATGTGCGAGCGCTGGCGCCGGGAGTGTACTTTGAGCACGAGGCACAAGCCCAAGCTCAAGCGCAGGTTGTCCGCAAGGTCGTAATCACAGAGTAA